The genomic DNA AATCTCTCGCTGGAGTTCGAGTCGCATAGAAGCCGCCAATGCCTCAATGAACTGAACTTCGACGGCGTTCGTGACCCGATACGTCTGCGCAATGGCGAGGTGTTCGGAAACATGCGCGCGTTGTCGGTATTTCAATCGACTCAGTTGAAGCTTGCCAGCAGTTACGAAACGCTGAGAAACCTCGAAACCCTGAAACTCCCCCGCACTTCCGTCGCTACCAATCTTCTCGCCGACGTACATCAAGACAGGGTTGGGATACAGTCCTGCCTGCAACGCCTTGGACGTTTCCGCCGACACGTGCAATCTCGCTTGCTGGATGGTTGGATTGTTTCCTGCCGCTAGGGCCAGGACGGTTTCGAGCGTATGAATCTCGACAGTTGCGTTATCCGTGTAGTCATACGCCGTGTCGAAATCAGCAAACCCACTTGGCATGTCCGGCAAAGGCGGCAAGTCGCTCTCGGGAAGAACTTGATCGTCGACACCGCCAAGTGACTGTGTCATCGACCGATCCATGCTCATCATCTGCCCCATCGAGGCGTCCTGAGCAACTGCCGATTGATAAGTCGTTGTCGCTGTCAATGCGATCAACAAGTGAAGTAGTCTTCGTTTCATTGATTCCGAATCCTTGGAATGATACCGAGCTGTACTCGAACTTTCGGCAACATACCCATGCAGGGTATAGAAACGAATGGTCGGAGTCGTCGTGCAATTGGATTTCTTTCCACTTGTAACGATTAGGCAAGATTTACTTGGTGCCGAAGGCGTCCAGACCTTACGATGACGCTGGCCGAGATTCTTGACGAATGCCGCTGCAATAATCACGTGAGCTTGGCTGCCCGCAATCTCAACGCATTCGCAATCACCGACACACTGCTAAAACTCATCGCTGCCGCTGCAATCATGGGGCTGAGCAACACGCCGAAGATCGGATACAGCAACCCAGCAGCGACCGGGATTCCCAGTGCGTTGTAAATGAAAGCGAAGAACAGGTTCTGACGAATGTTGCTCATCGTTTTGCGGCTCAAGTTCGCCGCCGCAGCGACACCGCGCAGATCGCCGCCGACGAGTGTGACACCAGCGGATTCAATCGCAACGCCTGTCCCCGTGCCCATCGCGATGCCAACGTTCGCTTCGGCGAGTGCCGGAGCGTCGTTGATCCCATCGCCACACATCGCAACTGTCTTGCCTTCCTTCTTCAACATGCGAACGAAGTCATGCTTTTCCTCTGGCGAAACGCCAGCATGAAACTCGTCGATGCCCAGCTTTGTCGCGACGGCTTTCGCAGTCGGTTCGGCATCACCGGTCAACATCACGACTTTCAACCCCAGTTCATGCAATGTCTTTAGCGCTGCCGGCGTGCTCTCCTTGATCGGGTCAGTGATCGCGAGAATTGCCACCAACTTGTTGTCGATCGCCACGAACACAACCGTCGCACCCTCGGCCTGATGCGATCCCGCTTTGTCTCGCCCCGCATCGACGCCCTCGATGCCTTGTTCGTCCAACAAGTCAGCTTTGCCGATCAAAACATCATGATCATCGACGCGAGCGCGAACGCCACCACCGGTGATACTGTTGAATTCCCTCGCCTCCACAACCTGGAACTCATTCGCCTTCACTCGGCGAACGACCGCCTGAGCCAACGGATGTTCGCTCTGCGATTCGACCGCCGCAGCCAACGTCAACACATCGTTCTCATTCCAGTCACCGAACGTTTCGACGCCTGTCACTTCCGGTCGTCCCTGGGTCAGCGTGCCCGTCTTGTCGACGACAATCGTGTCAACCTTCTCCATGACTTCGAGGACTTCTGCGTTCTTAATTAATACGCCTTCCTTGGCACCGCGGCCAACGCCGACCATCACCGACATGGGCGTTGCCAGCCCCAACGCACACGGACAAGCAATGATCAACACGGCAACGGCCGCTACGAACGCATGAGCCAGTTGCGGCTCCGGACCAAACACCGCCCAGCCGATGAACGCGAGAATCGAACAAACGATCACCGCCGGCACAAAGTAACGAGCCACCACATCGACCAGTTTCTGAATCGGGGCGCGACTCCGCTGTGCGTCGGCAACCATTTGCACGATGCGGTTCAGAACCGTGTCCCCGCCAACACCGCCGGCCTCCATGACGAGCGCACCGGTCTGGTTCAACGTTCCGCCCGTGATTTCGTCACCTTCCACCTTCTTCACCGGCATCGGCTCGCCCGTCAACATCGACTCGTCAACGCTGCTCGAACCGCTGAGAACATTCCCATCGACCGGAACTTTCTCACCAGGACGAACTCGCAGCCGATCGCCCTTGTGGACCGAATCGAGCGAGACGTCTTCCTCGCCATCGTCTGTGATTCGGTGTGCCGTATCGGGGGCAAGCTTCATGAGTTCGCGAATCGCTCCGCCCGTCTGCTGTCGTGCTCGCAGTTCCAACACTTGCCCAAGCAACACCAACGTGATGATCACCGCCGACGCTTCAAAATACAGAGGTGGAACTCCGTTCTCGAAAAACGCCTCTGGGATCACACCAGGAAGCAACACGACGACCAAACTGAACAGATACGCTGCCAACGTTCCCACGGCGATCAACGAGAACATGTTCAAGTTCATCGTGCGAAACGACTTGGCTCCGCGAACCAACAAGGGCCATCCGCACCAGAATACAACCGGCGTCGCAAGAGCCAACTGCAACCAGCCAAAGACGTTTTGACTCATCCAATCCGCGACCCGCAAACCCACCATCGGCCCCATCGCGATCACGAGCAATGGCACCGACAACGCAACGCCCACCCAAAAGCGAAGTTTCATGTCGGCGTATTGTTTATCTTCACCCTCGTCATCCAATGCGACGACCTTCGGCTCCAAGTCCATCCCACAAATTGGGCAATCGCCAGGCCCAACCTGCTCGATTTCAGGGTGCATCGGGCATGTGTAGATAGCATCCGGGTCCGCCGGGGAATCGCTCGCCTTGGTCGATGAGTGACCACTGCAGCACGAAGACTTGTTCGAGGTTTCCCCGATCTGTACCGCTGTGTCTCCACCGCAACAATACGAACCGCTCGATGCCTCTTTCTGTGATCGCTTTGCCAGCACTCCAGCAGGATCATCTTGGAATTTTTTCAAGCATCCATCGCTGCAAAAAACGTAATTCTCGCCGTTATACTCGGCCGATCGTGGACTATCTGCCGGAACGGTCATCCCACAAACCGGGTCGATCTGCGTCGACGCATCGGCAACGGGCAGCGATGTCTTGTGTTTCTCGGCGTGGTCCATGATTTCTCCAGGCTGTCAAAAAGTCATTCTCCAATATACCCCATAGTGGTATGCAAGTTGCATACCGCTAAGGCAGCGGCAACGGGGTCGCACAACCATTTCTAAAGGAGAAACGAATGAGTACCGCAACCGCATCCATGAAAGAGTGCCTTCAAAACTGCCAAGAGTGCCAAACGACCTGTGCTGACATGCTGACCAGCCACTGCCTATCCGAAGGCGGCGACCACGTCGAGCAAACGCACGTCAAACTAATGCTCGACTGCATCGCCGCTTGTGCAGCCTGCGTCGACTTCATGAGCCGCAATAGCGATCACCACGCGTTGTATTGCCGAGCCTGCGCCGAGATCTGCAAAGCATGTGCAGACAGTTGTGACAAGATCGGCAGCATGGAGAAGTGCGTCGAGTGCTGCCACAAGTGCCAAGAAAGCTGTTCAGCGATGATGGCGTAACACCGAACTGTGGGACCTGGAACGCAAAACGTCGACTCCACCGTTTTGTTTGTTGCCTTGGTAGCGTATCGCTATTCGTCGCCCTCATCGCTCGATGAGCGATCATCCAAGATGCCTGGATCGCCGGGATGAACGACCTGGTTATCCAGCATGGTAACCGTTCACGGGCCGGACTTGCGGGTTTTGCGCAGATCACGCAATAGCAAAATCCCAGCGTTTCAGGCCGCTCCGGGAATGTTTTTCTTGCTGCGTCTATTTAACTGCGTGGTATTTTTCTGCATTCTACTCTTTGAAATTCGTTGCCCGCATAAAATGCCAGCTTTTTGCCGCCTCACCATACCATAAACAGTTAGTGCAATTGTCAAATGTTGATGGGGCGGCAAAAAGTCGAGCGTTTGGAGTTGCGTAAACTTGGGGTTCCGCTAAGTTTGCTTCATGCGTAACTCAACGCGACCATCATACCGGTGACCTGTTCGATCCATGGGAATATCTGGGGCCCAAGCGAAGACGTTTGCTTGATCGGAGTTGGGCCGGCGTTTTTCGTGACTGTTTGTTGGAGCAGCTTCCTGTCCGCGATCTTGCGACCGGGTTTCGCGATGATTATGGGCGTCCGACGAAGGATATCTATGTCGCGATCGGTGCGTTGATTCTTCAGCAACTCCATGATTTCACCGACCAGCAAACCACTGAAGCAATCGCGTTGAATATCGCTTGGCATTACGCGTTGGATATCAGGCACAATTCCGATGCCTACATCTGCGAGCGAACGCTCCGCAACTATCGCAAGATGGTGCTCGACGCTGGCCTTGATCAAGTTCTTTTCCGCACGCTGACAGACAAACTCATCAAGGAGATCGGTATCGACACAAGCAAGCAACGTCTTGACTCGACCGCAGTACGATCGGCCATTGGTGGATTAACTAGGCCGGAAATATTAGTTGAGGCAACTTGCAAGTTTCTGCGGGAGCTCAAACGAAAGCATCCGGAACAATATTCGTTGGTCGATCCAGAAATCATTCGCAAATATGTAACGCGAACAGGCGACGTTTGCTTTGGCGACACACGGCCCAGTGAGTCAAGAAAGCGGATATCGGAAGCCGCCGGAAATGTCTTTAAACTCGTTGAGTTCTTTCAAGAAACGGAATGCTCGACTTTAGAGAGCTACCAGTTGCTACGGAAAATTTTTCACGAGCAGTGTGAGGTCTCTAGCTCAGGTGAAGCACCCGTCACTGTGCGGCCACCGAGTAAAACGGGATGTGATGGCGTGATCAATCCGGCTGATCCCGATGCTCGCTACAACAAACATCGCGGCACGGGCTATCTCGTACAGATCATGGAAACGTATGACGAGGAAGATTCCGAGGAGCCAGATACTTCAATCACTCCAAAACCTGATCTGATCACCCATGTGGCTGTGGACCCGTTAACGATGCACGACAAAGACGCACTGACTCCTGCATTCGATGACACTGAGCAGCGTGGCATCAAGCCGCAGGAACTTCTTGCCGACTCGCACTATGGATCGACTGAGTGCATCGAAAACGGAAATGGTCGCGATGTTGAAATCGTTGCTCCGGCGCAAACGCCTAAAGGAAAGTTGCAAGGCAAGTTCACGCTTGAAGACTTTGACGTCGATGACGAAGGACGCATTACACGGTGTCCTGCCGGACAGCGGCCTGCAGAGACGAGCGTCGCTGGCATTCGTCTTCAAGTCATTTTCATGGCGGAAACATGTGAAAGTTGTCCTCACAAGGATCGGTGTCCAGCATCATCGGTAGGACGTAGTTCAGTTCGCTACCAATACACACACGATCGTGTGCGCCTTCGACTACGCAGAATGAAGGAAAGAGGCGACGAGTTCCGCGATCGTTATCGATGGTGTGTTGGAGTTGAGGCAACCATGTCACGGCTCAAGTACCAGATGGGAATGATTCGATTGCGAGTCCGAAAGATGCTCAACATCACCTATGTGGCAACCCTGTGCGCGCTCGGGCTGAACATCCGCCGCGTTGCCGCCTACCGCTCGGCAGTTGGGTAAAGCAGGTGCTCTGCGCGGGCATCTGCCAGCAATGCATCGGCGTCACGTCTCCCTGGGCCCAGCTACGCATCGAGAAGGTCGGCAATCGCGTGAAAAAAGCTGCTGATCGAAAATTCTTCATACCACTCGAGATTACCTTTTTGCCGCCCCATCAACTTTCGACAATACCTCCTGAATGCAACAAGCCTTGAACAGTCCAACCAGAATAAGAAAGGCAACGACAGACACGACTGGTAAATTAGGATACGAAGAACGGCTGCCTTAGAATATCCAATGCAGCCGTATCGTGATTTCAATTGTTGCTGAAGACTACTCGTTGTCTTCGTAGGTTGGCGGCCAGTCGTCTAGGATGCCGGGATAGCTGGGCCAGTCTTCGCCCCAGTCACTAGGATGCACGACCGGATAGTCGGGCATCGCGGGGTAGGCTCCGCCGGGATGGCCGGGCGGAAGACTGTCGGGATACGAGTGCCCCGGCGGCAAATGATACGGATGGTCGGGTGGCAGTCGCGGCCAAATGTGTGGTGACGGCGGAACCTCGATAACGACTGGCGTTTCTGGTTGCGGCGGCCAGATCGCATCGTCGGGCCACCAGGGCGGTCGTGGGCCAGGATCGGGTGTGCCGGGCGGATAGTCGTCGAGCCAGACCGGAGGCTCGGTTTCGGGCAACGGTGGGAACACGTACGGTCCGTCGTCTTCGACATCCAGCAAGATTTGCTTGAACTTGAACCTGTCGCTTATTCGAGTCCCCACCTACGTGAAAGAGACATTCGCCAGATCGCAACGGCCCCCAATTGGCTCAAACAGCGGAAAACGTGGGAAAAGCGGCAAACTGCAATTGCCGTCGGTGCCGGTCAATGTTGACCTAGTCGACTGTGAATCTGTATGAGATATTGATATCCGGCCGGTAATTCATGGAAGCAATTGGATGCAACAAGAGATACGAACTTGCGATTTGTTCTGTGGGGTGGGCGGTAGTTCACGCGGGGCTGCGATGGCGGGCGCAACGCCGGTCGCTGGGCTCGATATGTGGGGTATGGCAACTGATGCGTACGCTGTCAATTTTCCGTGTGCGCAAACTTATCGAATGAAGGCCAGTTCGCTGAAGCCACAGCGATTGATGGACGACGTCGGCAAGATCGACCTTCTCTTGGCGTCCCCAGAATGCACCGCGCATAGCGTCGCGAAGGGAAAGAAGCCGGGCTGCGAAAAGAGCCGTGGCACTGCGTTTGAAGTCATTCGTTTTGCAAAAGTGCTTCATCCTCGATGGATCGTCGTTGAAAACGTGCTTCAGATGCAGCGGTGGGCACGGTTCGATGAATGGAAATCAAAGCTCCAATCGCTTGGCTATCACATCAATAGTGGCGTCCTCGATGCACGCTACTTCTCGACGCCCACCTCACGCCGCCGTTTGTTCGTCGTTTGCGATCGGGAACAAGAGCCGTCTTTGCCGGATCAAAAGAACGAAACCAAGAAAACGGTGTCGAGTATCCTTGGTCGCGGCGAGTCCAATTCATCACCTTGGCCACTCAGTGAAGTGCGAACGCCTGAGCGAGCGTTGGCTACGCTTGAACGCGCCGAGCGTGCCATCGAATCACTTGGCGACAACACGCCATTCATTATGGTGTACTACGGCAGCGATGGCGCTGGCGGCTACCAACGCCTGGATCGACCGCTGCGAACGGTTACGACACTCGATCGGTTTGCCTATGTTCGACCGACCAAATTCGGCCATGAGATGCGAATGCTACAGCCAACGGAACTGGCAGCGGCCATGGGTTTTCCCACTGAGCATCAACTTCCCAAGTCGACTCGCCGCGAGAAGATCAAACTGATTGGAAACGCAGTTTGCCCTCGTGTAATGGCGGCCGTAGTTAAAACTCTTACCACACCTAGAGAAGCTGAATCAAAGACTGCTATTCTCCGGGGCCGGGAAGTTTGACTGCAGCCAATCCACCACTAATTGAGGTGTATTGAGCTCAGAGCGTTTCAGAATTTCAACGATGTCTGATGCGGCAATTACCAGGATCGGGTGTTTGTCTTCCTTGACCTCTTTGTAGGCCTGCGAATTTACAAAGGAGGTTGTTACCAGGACTCCGAATTGTCGGTGACGCAGTCTTGAAATCAGACGCGATATTTCGCGGCCCCCGATGGAGTTAACCTCGGCATAGCACTTTGCTTCAAGAGCAAAGTCGATGAGTATGGAAGAGGCTTCAGTGCCAACTCTGTACTCACCAATTGCATCACGTCCTCCGTCTCGGCTAGGTCGTGTTAGATCATACGAAACAAAATTCGAGTCCATCATGCGAGTCAGTTGGGAAGCACGCTGCTCAAATCCAACGGGCCAGCTGGAAAAATGATCCCGTATGCACTGAACCATTAGCCGTGCGTCAGAATCTTTTGGGAGTTGCTGCTACTTGCTTCGATGCTCAACTGTTGGCTCCGCTAGCAACGGTGATAGGATTCCATCTTCTCGCCAGTGTCGCCACGCGGTGGGTGCATTTAAAGTGAACGGGTTTCCGCTCTTGATGTCATTAATCCAAGACCGCTTTATCTCAGGCGAATCTAGAATAGTGAAAGTCGCTTTGTAGTTTTGAAACCTGTCACCGTCGGAAGACTTCCACACCGCAACTAGATCCTCCGAACTGCTCAAGTTGATTGCCCCAGGCACAGCAAGTCCTAGAAACTGGACTTCGCGAAATGTCCCCGCATTTCTGAATAGAAAAAACGGAGGAACTGCCTCACGACAATTGGAGTGACAAGCATTGAATGCGTTCCGCAATAGCTCGTTTCCGAAGCGTGGGCACTCCACGTGGAGCAAACGTCCTGGCTGCTTGTTGTCTTCAAAATATCGAAGCAGTCCCGTTTCGCGATCTAGGTGATCTGGCCAATCCCGATCATTGAAGCTCGAGGTCAGTACGATCAAGTGTGGTGCATCTCTTCGTCCGAGATAGCGAAACCCGCCCTGGTTGCTCACTCCTAGCATTGGGTTGAGCGGAAATTTCCTGCATTTCCTTGCCGCCCGCCTTCGTAGACAGCATCGACAACAAGATCATTCATCGCAAGTTCATGCATTGGGGGCAGCCGCGGATGACACAAGGTCAGCGAAGAAGCCAAGCCCCGGATCGTTCGGCGTCCCGACCAGTACACCTCGATCCAGATAACGATTGCCCTCCTCGCAACTTGTCTCCGGCAACAGGGCACAGGCGTGGCAAGCTGCGCGGTTCAACGAGTCGATACCTTGGCCGCTGCTTTCGATGCATAGCGGGTCGGACGAACACCAGCGAGCGTCTTGAATCGCACCGCGAAACAATGCTTCAAGACGGCCGGGCTTGCCTTGTTGCACCAAGCCTCCCATCGTTCCTTCAGAGTCGCCCGCGGCGGTGTAGATCAGGATCCCTGACATCTCCTTTCCGGGTTCATCCCAGCAGTAAAGTCGCTCTCGCAAAGACGAGCTACCATAGCCGCACTCGAAACTGAGTCGCCGAATTAAAATATGGGCGAGGGTGTGAAGCAGGAAGAACCGAGGCGGCAATTGTCTCGGAGTTCGCTGGAGCTTTTCGCACATTTGATGGTGACCGTCGATCATGGACTGGACCCGCTGTTCAACGGCAGAGGTTATCCAGGTGTCGATCACTGATTTGTTAAAACGGAAGAACAAACCTTCGCCATATACACGCATTGCAGGCAGCCAGTTACGCCGCTGGAGGCTCAATTTATCTTGGTCGTGCGTATCAAACTCGCGGTACGGCGGCGGGTCGATTCTGGAGAATCCTGTTAGCGCACGTGTCTCCGCAAGCTTCTCAACAAGGACGATTCGGTCGAGTATGTTTCGCAAGAACGGTTCGTACTCGTTCAGTTTCTGCGGGACGGTCACGAACTCACTTTCATCATCGCCGGAAGCTTCGGAAAGCGCGGTGTACTCCGAGTGGCGGAACTCTTCTTCGCTTTGAGCGTCTCCGCTCGGTTCTAATCCCTTCATCTTCTCTTGGGTTACTTCAAACAACCGATCCGGATCGCATTGAAGGATCGTTGCGATGTTCGTTACCGTCTGACGATCTGGAGTATTGTCCGGTTGCGGATTACCGGCAAGGACTTGCCAATAGTGCGGTTGGTCAATGATCGCGCGAAGTGGGTCGCTGAACGGTGGTATCAGGATAGCGCTGGCAACCTTTGGAAAATACAGATTCGTTGCACCACGTTGTAGCATCCGAGGCGTGGCGTCACATTCCTCATCAGTGCCGTGGGGACCAAGCCACGGTCGGTTCCGACTGCAAATGAGTCCTTCGAGTGAATTCGGACCAGCCGAACCACTCATCGTTCGCGAAGACTCACAGGTTTCGCAGACAACCTTTAGTCCTCCCAACCCAGAGAAACGTCCGTAGTTCAACCGAAGCTGCGGTCGATTGCAGACTCGAACGTCCGACAGGTTTTCTCCGGACTTCCGATGTGCCCAAAGCTCCCATGGGAAATCGTCAATGTGACCGTTTGGACAAGCCGTGATGAAGCGAACCGCAACCATTCGGTATCGTTTCTTCTCGGGCAATGCCGAGCATGATGGCTGTTTCTTCTCGCCCGGCTTCGATTTGAACCGACTGCCCAGATCGCTGGCGCATCGAGGAGCCGCCGTTTCGTTCCATTTGCTTCGCTCGAGTGAACGGCAGCGCGGACAAAAGTGCCATAACGGGAAACGAACGAACGGAAGCAACGCTCCGGCGTATCCCTCACCCGGCGCTGGCGGAGGCGCGCGAAAGAACGTAACGCCGAGACGTCTCGCCAAGCGATCATCATTGATCGGACATTTCGGCTTGTCGGGCCAGACATCCAGCCCAGCGCTCATTAGACTTTGACCGGGAAGATCGAAGATTGCACCGACACCAAACGGAACAACCGCTTGCGAGCGACGAATTGTTTTTCTTGCCATGTTGTTTGATTCCTATTCGTCGTTTTCGTAACTTGCAATCACTTCTGCCCGACATTCAACATCGACGTTCCGCATTGAGCTCGGCGTGGCCCAAGCCGAACCTGCCCACGCTGGCAATGGTTCGCTGCCGGCGGGATACATAAGCGGGCGAAGTTCTGGAGGTTTGCCGAACCCGCCCCACTCAGATGGTTGGACGCTAGACCATTTCGACACCAGCACTTTCAGTTTCGACTTCAGGCTGGCGGCGTGCTCAGGATCGACCACTGAGCAACGTAGTTCGATTTGGTCAATCAAATCTTGCAGCGTTGTTGACGACGGATCGAATTGATCAGGCTTTGAAAGCCCAACCAAGTGCCGCACCAGAACTACCAGAACGCCATGCAATGCTCGCTCCATCACGGGCAGAGAAAACGGAGTAACGCTTGTTGGCTCGACATGTTTGTAAAACGCTTCGTGGTAAGCGCGGAAGTGTTCGTAGTGGGATCGGTCTCGCGGCTTTCCTGGGTTGTACATGGCAACGACCAATCCCGGCGATTTCTGAGAACGCCCTACACGGCTACTTGCTTGGATGTACTCGGAAGTCGTTTTTGGTTGGCCCACGACGAGCATCAGCCCGAGTCGATC from Rosistilla carotiformis includes the following:
- the drmB gene encoding DUF1998 domain-containing protein, translating into MARKTIRRSQAVVPFGVGAIFDLPGQSLMSAGLDVWPDKPKCPINDDRLARRLGVTFFRAPPPAPGEGYAGALLPFVRFPLWHFCPRCRSLERSKWNETAAPRCASDLGSRFKSKPGEKKQPSCSALPEKKRYRMVAVRFITACPNGHIDDFPWELWAHRKSGENLSDVRVCNRPQLRLNYGRFSGLGGLKVVCETCESSRTMSGSAGPNSLEGLICSRNRPWLGPHGTDEECDATPRMLQRGATNLYFPKVASAILIPPFSDPLRAIIDQPHYWQVLAGNPQPDNTPDRQTVTNIATILQCDPDRLFEVTQEKMKGLEPSGDAQSEEEFRHSEYTALSEASGDDESEFVTVPQKLNEYEPFLRNILDRIVLVEKLAETRALTGFSRIDPPPYREFDTHDQDKLSLQRRNWLPAMRVYGEGLFFRFNKSVIDTWITSAVEQRVQSMIDGHHQMCEKLQRTPRQLPPRFFLLHTLAHILIRRLSFECGYGSSSLRERLYCWDEPGKEMSGILIYTAAGDSEGTMGGLVQQGKPGRLEALFRGAIQDARWCSSDPLCIESSGQGIDSLNRAACHACALLPETSCEEGNRYLDRGVLVGTPNDPGLGFFADLVSSAAAPNA
- a CDS encoding restriction endonuclease, whose product is MVQCIRDHFSSWPVGFEQRASQLTRMMDSNFVSYDLTRPSRDGGRDAIGEYRVGTEASSILIDFALEAKCYAEVNSIGGREISRLISRLRHRQFGVLVTTSFVNSQAYKEVKEDKHPILVIAASDIVEILKRSELNTPQLVVDWLQSNFPAPENSSL
- a CDS encoding heavy metal translocating P-type ATPase encodes the protein MDHAEKHKTSLPVADASTQIDPVCGMTVPADSPRSAEYNGENYVFCSDGCLKKFQDDPAGVLAKRSQKEASSGSYCCGGDTAVQIGETSNKSSCCSGHSSTKASDSPADPDAIYTCPMHPEIEQVGPGDCPICGMDLEPKVVALDDEGEDKQYADMKLRFWVGVALSVPLLVIAMGPMVGLRVADWMSQNVFGWLQLALATPVVFWCGWPLLVRGAKSFRTMNLNMFSLIAVGTLAAYLFSLVVVLLPGVIPEAFFENGVPPLYFEASAVIITLVLLGQVLELRARQQTGGAIRELMKLAPDTAHRITDDGEEDVSLDSVHKGDRLRVRPGEKVPVDGNVLSGSSSVDESMLTGEPMPVKKVEGDEITGGTLNQTGALVMEAGGVGGDTVLNRIVQMVADAQRSRAPIQKLVDVVARYFVPAVIVCSILAFIGWAVFGPEPQLAHAFVAAVAVLIIACPCALGLATPMSVMVGVGRGAKEGVLIKNAEVLEVMEKVDTIVVDKTGTLTQGRPEVTGVETFGDWNENDVLTLAAAVESQSEHPLAQAVVRRVKANEFQVVEAREFNSITGGGVRARVDDHDVLIGKADLLDEQGIEGVDAGRDKAGSHQAEGATVVFVAIDNKLVAILAITDPIKESTPAALKTLHELGLKVVMLTGDAEPTAKAVATKLGIDEFHAGVSPEEKHDFVRMLKKEGKTVAMCGDGINDAPALAEANVGIAMGTGTGVAIESAGVTLVGGDLRGVAAAANLSRKTMSNIRQNLFFAFIYNALGIPVAAGLLYPIFGVLLSPMIAAAAMSFSSVSVIANALRLRAAKLT
- a CDS encoding transposase, whose product is MLDRSWAGVFRDCLLEQLPVRDLATGFRDDYGRPTKDIYVAIGALILQQLHDFTDQQTTEAIALNIAWHYALDIRHNSDAYICERTLRNYRKMVLDAGLDQVLFRTLTDKLIKEIGIDTSKQRLDSTAVRSAIGGLTRPEILVEATCKFLRELKRKHPEQYSLVDPEIIRKYVTRTGDVCFGDTRPSESRKRISEAAGNVFKLVEFFQETECSTLESYQLLRKIFHEQCEVSSSGEAPVTVRPPSKTGCDGVINPADPDARYNKHRGTGYLVQIMETYDEEDSEEPDTSITPKPDLITHVAVDPLTMHDKDALTPAFDDTEQRGIKPQELLADSHYGSTECIENGNGRDVEIVAPAQTPKGKLQGKFTLEDFDVDDEGRITRCPAGQRPAETSVAGIRLQVIFMAETCESCPHKDRCPASSVGRSSVRYQYTHDRVRLRLRRMKERGDEFRDRYRWCVGVEATMSRLKYQMGMIRLRVRKMLNITYVATLCALGLNIRRVAAYRSAVG
- a CDS encoding four-helix bundle copper-binding protein, with the protein product MSTATASMKECLQNCQECQTTCADMLTSHCLSEGGDHVEQTHVKLMLDCIAACAACVDFMSRNSDHHALYCRACAEICKACADSCDKIGSMEKCVECCHKCQESCSAMMA
- a CDS encoding DNA cytosine methyltransferase, which translates into the protein MQQEIRTCDLFCGVGGSSRGAAMAGATPVAGLDMWGMATDAYAVNFPCAQTYRMKASSLKPQRLMDDVGKIDLLLASPECTAHSVAKGKKPGCEKSRGTAFEVIRFAKVLHPRWIVVENVLQMQRWARFDEWKSKLQSLGYHINSGVLDARYFSTPTSRRRLFVVCDREQEPSLPDQKNETKKTVSSILGRGESNSSPWPLSEVRTPERALATLERAERAIESLGDNTPFIMVYYGSDGAGGYQRLDRPLRTVTTLDRFAYVRPTKFGHEMRMLQPTELAAAMGFPTEHQLPKSTRREKIKLIGNAVCPRVMAAVVKTLTTPREAESKTAILRGREV